The genomic interval AATCAGCATGAAGTGCTAATGACAGCTAGCGCCCCAGGCTGTCACGCTGAACATCAAGGGAGGAACATCGAGGCACTAAAAATGAACTTTTTAGGAACTGATGCAGAGAACTTtcttctctccatcactctcccaCTCTATCTTTTTCTcgccccctgctctctctctcttttctattAATCATCTCCATCTGTTCTCTGCTTCAGTGTTGCTGTCATTGCTCTTACATCTTCCTCTTTATGCAATGCCTTTTGTTTTCCCGTAAACATCACAATCAATCTGCATCCGATCCACCTCAACCGTGTttattatatacaatatattaagTAGGCTCATACCAAATATAGTAAATGTCTCAAATATTACAATACAGGCCTCCAGGCCTTACAGTAAATGCAATAACTGCTTTCTTTAGTCTGAGATTCATCAGCCTGCATGCAGAGTAAGAGTTCTCCACAGCTTGATTTGTTATTATTAGTTTGTTCCTATAACTATATGTGGCTCCTAAGAAAGGTTAATGAAGGCTTAGGTAGAAGCTTAGATAGCTTGACAAAAgtgcttctttctttctttcttcctttttctttggtgcCTTTGGCGAACAAACGAGCACTGAGGAAAGTAGGGCAAGAAGTTGAACGAGACAGATTTATAAGCAAAACCGAACTGCTGTTCCTATCCTATGGAATATTGCTCTCCAAAGAGATGTGCAGTGTATGTTTCTCTTTTTGTCATGCTGGTAGTTTGTGGGCATGCTGCGCGAGGTTGACTGGAGACATTAGACGTTTGGACCCAACAACCTACTTTAGTCTTTAAGGTAACGGCCCAGCTGAAAGTGAATCACACATCATGGAAGGtcatttctatatattttttaaagcaatcaGCCATACTCTTTGGCAATAATAAGATGGGGCGATACGACTCCACAGCCGTTCATTTCAAAACATGACTGAGTTAGAGAGATCAAACAGAGCCCTGCCAGTCTGGTTGTCATGCGTGGTTTGATTCTGCCAAGTTGAGCACAACAACAGCAAGACTTGATCAACAACACCGTGGCCTTGTTACTTTGATCCGTCCCCGTCTTCTCTGTCAGACCACGGCATGTCATCAAGTGATTTACACATCAGAGCAAAAACAGCAAAACACAGTTTACGAGgataaaaacaaaatcaaaggttGTTAGAAATGCTGAATTATTATGTCTTTATATAATCTGTGAGGGGGATAGTGACAGTGATCACCTAAATATAGACATGAAGAAAGATCGGTTCAAAATCTCCCAGCCTTGTTTTAACTTAAGATCGATTTTAAGGACCATGTTTACTGTGGATCATCTCGTCTTTTATTTTAAGAGCCCCATAAATGCAGACCTTGTTTTTTCTCGGTGGGTGTGAGATATTTTCTTCTCAAATTACTCCTAGATGTTTGTATGGCAAACGTTGACCCGAAAGCAATGGTCATTCCATACAGTACGATAACTGGACTACATGAGGTCATATTTGCAGATGCAAAAACCTGAAGCATGAACTGCAATGATGTGGTTGTGTTGCTTGATTATAATTGATAAAGTTTAACGTTTGAGAGTGCATATGAAATACTGGACACTTTACTGTATAATGGTGATGGATAACTAACGTTCGACCTACTCTGATTGCTGAGTCGCATTAGTTAGTTTGTCCTGTCTCTGGGGCAATCCACCACTTTGCTTCCTgcttcctccccccacctcacACGACATTGACACGTTCCATAAATCGCACGACTAAGTCTCTGTGTTCATGTAGACCATGAGCAACACACAAATTAAATGGAGCTCACCCTACATTGCCATAGgcgcacacgcagacatgcacacgGACCCGAACCTGGTTGCTTTGCTTCTTTGGCaagatctggcaacactggtggACAGTAGTAGTCACACATCTCCCGGACAAGGACTGAGACTGTGCATGGTTTGCTGCGTTAGCATGTTGTGTGGCTGTGCTGCTAATGCTATTAACCCGTAGCACGGGGTGATGTCATAAGGTCGCGAAATGCGCTGGGCTTGCAGGACATTCCGGAGGGAGGTTTGGACTCGTGTCCCATCTGTAAAGGTGGCTTCTCATTATGCTGCATAATTCATAACCGCAACTTTGGTTTGTTTCTTTTTGCCATACTGCCTGTTTCTGGATGCGGATCATAGTTTGTTTGGACTGAATCTTCTTCAATCATTTTGAATTCTCTGAGAGTAGAGGAACCTAGGGCAATGTTCCAAGTGTGTAATATATTAAACCTGTGAACAGAGGGACCAgctttgttttccttttgtGTGATTAACAAAGATCACAAACAAATGAAGGTACACTGTGACGCTGGGCGTCAAACCTGGAATTAAGGAGACCAGTGTCACTAGTAGATTCTGCTTATGCATGGCTGTCAACAGTAGGCTGAATCATTTACTTTAGGGCGTTCTATTCATATAGTAATTTACCAGACGCcgttatccaaagtgacttgcagTGGATTCACATGCATGCGGGGAGGTTATTGAAGCCTTCAGGTATCACTGTAGACTGCGGGAATTTGGGCGTGAAACCCCAGTAGCTTTTGGCTGGCAACCCAACACCCAACTGACTTCCCCTCACTATCCCCTGAGTCTGACCTCTATCAGATCCCCACACAGGCTGGATTACGTCCGACGGTAGTTTCTGCGCAGGCTGTAAATAATGCCGCTGTTTTCTTCCAAAACGCATTGTGCTCGTGCTCAATCTTGTGTTAGGTCTGTCTGTAAATACCGGCACTAATCCAATCTTTGGTGTTAGTGGTGTCTTATGCAAGTATGGCTACACAACACAGGGGCCTCCGGATATAGCACAGACAGTTCACTGGGTTTACGAGAAAATCGAACTGGAGCTTCTTGAACTTTTGCACAGATTTGGTAGGTCGGCTGCTTTTTAATAAACGAGTAGAACATAGTTGGATTGGAACCCATTTGCTTATAGAAGGATCAAATTGAACTAATGAGTTTTACTTGTTTATCGATTTTCGTCAATTTGGGATTCATTCTCTTTGATCTGTAAAACATTTGCTGACATGTAATAATTTAAAATGATCAATTATACTTAAAATAATGAATCTCCATCCCCCTCCGTGCCTCCCCTCCAGGCCCAGCTAGAGGCCCAGAAGGCCACCCAGGACTTCCAGAGGGCGGCGGAGGTGCTGCGGGCCGCCAAGGAGACCATCTCCCTGGCCGAGCAGCggctgctggaggaggaccACAGGCAGTTCGACTCGGCCTGGCAGGAGATGCTCAACCACGCCACCCAGCGGGTGAGCCTGGGGGCTGGGAGTAGGCGTGAGTGAGTCTGAAAGAGCGTAGGAACGTGTGAGAGAGTTAGTTTTGTATGGATGAGAGTGTTTGTGCGGGTTAACCATCTGGTTTATTTTCAGGAAAAGGGAAAGATTGGGTGTAATGTGTTACTAAGTACaattaatataaatatgaaatataacTGAGCCAAACTAAAATGAATCCAATCCAAGTGAAAGAACATAATGGAGGGGTTGAAGCCATACAAACTATGCTCAGTAAAAGGTTCACGTTCAGAGTGGTCAGGGATGCATCCTGAGAGGGATTGACGTtgtgggctgtgattggctgtcccAGGTGATGGAGGCGGAGCACACCAAGACTCGGAGTGAGCTGGTGCACAAGGAGACGGCGGCCAAGTACACCGCCACCATGAGTCACATGAAACAGCTGGAGAAGAAACTCAAACGCACCATCAACAAGTCcaagtgagccccccctcccctttattATTTAATTGGTCATATTTGGACCCAGTGTTTCATGCCAATACTTTCATAGATTGTTCTTATCCATATCGGACTATTGAGGTTACACAGGTTCAGTTGACATCGGTTTCAGTTATGAAATGTGGTTTACAAACCCGAGAATTCAATACAGAAGCAAAACTGTTTctgaggaaaaataaagataaagtcAAGCGTTTAATGAGAAGTCTTACTCAAGATATTTTCCTTTCCACTAAAATATCTGATGATTGAGCTGTGGCAATGCTAAATCAGCAATTTAACCGCCTGGCTTTCTCTTACCTATTTTGTACATTTGATAAATAATGAAAACGTTGACAAGGCAATCAAAGTCACAAGATGATGTCCAACTTCAAATTCAAATGACGTGTGGAGCATAGTATAAAGGGAAAGCATTGAGCGAGTAGTACCTTTTTTGGGCTAGTCTATGCAGTCTTCTCCTTGTATTATCTAAGCTGGAGGTAAAAAGTGTGTAAGATGTATGTTACTATGTTCTGCATAGCTGTCTATCTATCTCAGCCaagctctcaccctctctcgttCGCTCGTGTTCTCGGCACACTggtggttaccatggtgataatgtaggcctactgcagccGCGTGCTCTTTTCTAGGTTACatgctttatttttgttttatataatccctttcttccctctctccctttacaCAGGCCATACTTTGAGATGAAGGCTAAATATTACCTGCAGCTAGAGGTATGTATATGCACCACTGTGTGTCATTAACCCTTTACAGTCCTTTACAGTCCTACAGACATTTGAAATGGCTTGTATAGTTCAAGACGGTACTAAACAGTGCTGCAATAAAACACTGTGGGAATTCAGCTTGACATTGGAATTCTGAGACGCAGTTTACGCAGGCCcgtttcatgtgtttgtgtgtgcgcataaaATATGTACTTCTCGTTAATCTCGGTTCCACTGTATTCAAAGTTCCCCGTTTTGGACACGGAACCTCTTTTAACAGAacctcttctgtctctccctcctccccccctcccctgcagcACCTGAAGCAAAAGGTGGATGACCTGCAGGCCAGACTCTGTCAGGCCAAGGGCCAGTACAAGGGGGCCCTCAGAAGCCTGGAGGTGATCTCAGACCAGATCCACGAGCGCCGGCGCTCCAGCGCCATGGGCCCGCGGGGCCGGGGCGTCGGTGCAGAGGTGGACGGTGTTGCCTCGGAGACGGACGAAGGCTCTAGTAAGTCCAGACTGCTGTCCTCTCAGAAGGTGGagggccggtgtgtgtgtgtgtgtgtgtgtgtgtgtgtgtgtgtgtctgtgtcttgtgtctgtctgtctgtctgtctgtctgtctgtctgtctgtctgtctgtctgtctgtctgtctgtctgtctgtctgtctgtctgtctgtctgtctgtgattaGACCTGCCGTCCACTGCAGCACTGGCATTTGTCTCTCAGGTTATTGGTCTGCGCGTGGTTAGAGCTTTACAACAAGTCCAACTGTAAACACAGagtctaaaaatatcaaaaagaATCCTAAAATTGATTTGCGACTTTCTTTCGGCACACATGAGCTAGGACTGTGAGGTCTACCCATCTCATTTGTTCAGTTTAAAATCGGATCCTGACACGGTGCGTTGCGGTAGCTTGTGAGGCAGAGTGTCATGCtcttcagctctgtgtttgtatATTGAACCAGAAAAGGGATGGCACTCTAACTAATTTGCTGTAGTACTGCTACAGCAAATGCAAGTATTCTTTAGCATTGCAGTCCAATACAAAGAAAGGTTAGGTGCTCGATGATGGTTTGTGGCTGCCCTCTGCAGTCTCTGTACTAAAAGGCGAGACCGTAATAATGCAGTGCTTTGTAGTTAATCAGAACTAATACGATCCAGCTGTTTTTTAGTTTTGGATCATACATCATTCACTTCCTTCGTCCTTTGTGTgaaatacaagcacacacacaaacaaagtcctTGTTTCATAGGGAACGGGGGGATGAAAAAGCCTGATAATTAAATTTGGCAACGCCTGAATCTCAGATCTCACAGTTCCTGGGTTTTAATTTAGTACCTGGAAAGTAGCTTTGTAGGAAGGAGCTTCAGATAGAAATCGAAAAGCAGCCTGAAGGTTAATGGGTTCTGGCTGCAAGCAGCTAATTCTGTCTCACCACTGGGAATATTCTGTCTTTTCATGAAAGGTGTGATATTTTTGATAAAGTGATGGATAATTCCACTGCTAAATTTAAGCTTAAACTTTAGCTTAAGCTCATTTGATGCAGACTATCACCACCAACTACTGcctaacacacacgcgcgcgcgcgcacacacacacacacacacacacacacacacacacacacacacacacacacacacacacacacacacacacacacacacacacacacacacacacacacacacacgcacacacacgcacacagggacaggaacacacagacagtagTGTGTCTGTGGTAATTACTGGATTCTTGGAAGAATCCTTCCACTGAAACTCTTGTCTCTATTTTGAAAGCCAAGCATGACGGCTATGACACTCATAACCAGATTAAAGGGATGAATGATTGCATTAGGAGGAGCAAATGTTAAAGTTCGTTGTTCCATCCGTCTAGTTCCAGTGGGGAATGGGCTGGTTTTGAACAGATTATGTGTTGAAGGTTTAAAGAGAAACACAATAGTTGTATTCAGCCATGATGGTTCTGTGTctgacgtgtgtctgtgtacatcaTCATATCAGGAATCTGACCTGAATCTGGAGTCTCTTTCCTGGAATAATCTCAACCCCTTCACTCATATccttatttttcttcctctattctctctccactctcccctcccctcctctcccctcctctcccctcctctcccctcccctcttctcctctcccctcctcgctcctctcctgCAGTAAGCTCGGtgtgtctggaggaggaggtgtttggcggcggcggcagcagcctcATGTCCGAGGAGGACTCGGACACCCACTCCCTCTGCAGCCTGGGCTCCTCTCCCACCACCCCCCTGGACATCCTCTCTCCTTATTCCTTCACaggctcctcctgctcctcctcctgctcctcctcctccacctgctccacgtCGTCCgccagcccctccccttccccgtcgccctcctccacctcctcgtcctcgtccccgGCCCAGTCGTCGAGGCCCTGCAGCCTGGACCTCCCCGGCCCCGCCTCGATGGCCGGCCTGGGCCTGGTGTCCCCCGTGCTGGGTCCTCGCAGCCAGTGCAGCGGGGCCTCGTCCCCGGAGTGTGACCTGGAGAGAGGTCAGTCTgtctatccgtgtgtgtgtgttagaaaacGTTTATTTAAATTTGATCAAGAAATATTCTTTGTCTTAtgacacgcaaacacgcacataaaAACGCGCATCACACACATACGACTGGCCCAGGGTTGAAATTAGTTtccaatgtttgtttttttattattatttgtgttgAAGCATTACACCATTTGTTGGGTGAGGGTTAGGTCACACCAACTCCCTAATTAAACATAGCATTATCATGTTACAGTGGATATATTATGCAAACTATTGTATCTGGGTCAGCTGAAGGATGCGTATTCAAAACACAAGTAGGACAAATCCAATTCATGCGCTATTTGAAAAGCACGGCAATGCACTGGCATAACATGAAGTGAAAACTAGAAGATTACTAGAAATGTCTAAGTTAAGACAAGAGAGGGGTTTGGTTGCGGGTTGGGTGTGTGGCATATTGTCATTGCTATTTAGTGTTTCTTCTTGTTCTAGCCTAGATTTGTCTGGGCGGATCACTAGTCTGTGAAGGGGTTCTCATTAGCATGCCTTGCATTACAAGCATCTGCTATCCACACACAGTGGGTGTTTCACAGAGAATTGAGCTATGTCTGTATTTTAACATCGAGTCACATTGCAGATTTTGTATCCGCTTTGGCCTATTTGAGCTAAAATAGTTCTCACCAAAAAATGGGAAGTTTCTACCAGTGTGACCGGATTAGCGGGTCACTTGACTTCCGTCAGCAAGTTGGTAGTGTAGAGTTGGCAAAGATATTATTTTTGTACTTCGTTAATACCAGAAGTAGAGGTTAAGAGAATATGAACAAAGCAAACAGTAGTCTTTCGACAATGGTTGACTATAACATCAGAATAGAAGTAAAGTAATGTAGAGAACTGATTGTTCTTAATATACAAACTTCCATGGCAacggaggaaaaataaatagaattgCTTCAATaacaatgaaaaacacacacgcacacactcacacgcacactcagtaacacacatacatacacaggaaATAAGCATGGTCTATTTAGCATTTAGCTGATGAACAAGCACACGGCGGTAAATGCAGATGGATGGGGTGTGAGAAGCTATTCCTGCTGAGCCACCTGACCAGACGCTACCTCTCTGCTCTAAGGGAAACACGCCTGCTCTAAGGGAAACCACCAATAAGTCAACCTGACAGCTGAGGGCAGGTGTCCCACTGAGAGAGACAACATCCTAACAACAGGCAGAAAACAGACCACAATATGAGCCTGACACGTATTGTGTGTAGGAGTTGCACCTGTGAATGAATATTCTATGTATTTTTCCATTTAGCTTTTATTTACAAAAGCAACATGGATAAATACTAAAGCAGGTTCTTCTCTTCCCCCTCATTATGGTTCAGGTGACCGGGCGGAGGGTGCAGAAGGCAGCCAGGACGTCCCCTCCactaacagcagcagcagcagcagccgcagctccACTGGCCCCAAAAAGACCCTCAGCCTGGAGGGGCGCTTCAGCTTCCTCAACCTACGCCGTCCGCGAGCCAACGCCATCAAACCGGCGGCCGCGGGGCCCAGTCCAGCCGTGGTACTGGTCAATGGAGTCTAGGGAAGGGgcatgagagggaggggggagggagaggagttgaTCGCACCACCTCTGACTCATATTCTATGTTTTGAAAAATGTACCAGTTTGGACTACTACGAGAGCGTCCATGTTGGCTCAACAGTGAACTGCTAGGGAAGGCGTCCATATTGGCTCTGCAGTGAACTGCTAGGGAAAGCGTCCATATTGGCTCTGCAGTGAACTGCTAGGGAAGGCGTCCATATTGGCTCTGCAGTGAACCGCTATTGGGGGCGTCCATGTTGGCTCTGCAGTGAACTGCTATGAGGAGCGTCAATGTTGGCTCTGCATTGAACCGCTATCGTGGGCGTCCATGTTGGCTCTGCATTGAACTGCTATGGGGAGCGCCCATGTTGGCTCTGCAGTGAACCGCTATGGGGAGCGCTGTAAACGGAGGCCCCTTAACGTTGGACGACGCTGATGGATGTGACTCCTATGTTGTAGGAGTGAAAGACTGGACCGTGAGGAACAGGTGGTGTTCGCtgaaggggatgggaggagaacagagacaAACGTTTGTCCTAGTGTTATGTTTTTCGTACTTTTTGTgttagcatttttattttacactCTCAAAGAGGACCTGCTGTTCTTGTCTCAGACAAAAAATGATAAAGACACACAAGTAGCCTGGACATAACACTGAGTCTGAGAATTCTAACAATAAGTGTTGTCTATGCTTCATATTACAGCATTGGGATTATAAGTAAATATCAAAATCAAGTGGGTTGTTCTTGTGCATGTCTGTGCCATTTATCTTTTGAATCCATGAAAGTGTTGTCATGGTAAAAGGATTACGTATAAATCTTCTACTTGTGGTTGTACTGAAAGACTGCAAATTATGAAACGAAAATGGCCACTGCTGAACATTGAGTATACTCCTAAACCTTACTAAAGGGGCATTATCATGTATGTACTAGTATTCATTAAGAGATAATGAATACTAATGCTTTTTATGATGGTGAACTTGAGATACAATTTAGCAGCAAGAATTGTTGCAGTTGTGTGCTAAAAGTCTGTTAGATGTGTGTCTCAACTGTACTGATTTAAACTTACTGTTGAAACGATAATTGCGTCTTTCACTGCCAGTCTCAAATCATCAAATATTCTTCAGCCATACCACTAAAGCATCATTTGATACTGAATGTTAGCATATAGCTAATGTGGTGGCAATGGGTTTTCTTTAAGGAATGTGACCAACTCAAAAAAAGACTGCTTCCCAAACACCGGAAGAACCTCCTCCAGCCCTCTGAACAAATCATCAGTTTGAAGTTGAACCGTTTCACACCCCTCTTTCCTTGCTTCTCTTGGTGCCTGGATAAAAGAAGTGGTTAAAAATGTACGCAAGCTTCTGCATTCTGTGATATTTTCCAGGCTGTTTCTGTAAAAAGAAGAGTGAATTTACAGGACTATATTTGTGTAATTGTCAATGTTTTGTATGTAAGATTTAGTATGTCTCCTACAGTGTGCATTTATTTTTCTAGTGAGTTGTGcttcacatgtttttttttaatttcagatgAGAGTCAAATAAACAATTGCTGAGCAGTTCCCTGTCCTGCTTATTCAGTTTAATTTGGTGCTTTAGCCTGCAGGTAAGATTAAAGATTTATTATTTGAGTGTTATTTGTTAGAAAAGGTAAAGCTATCAGGCAGCTATAAATGAGCAaagtacacacatattcaatagAAAACAATAACACTTAAGATTTAAGCACATATAAAACTAATACCAAGTTCCTGTGCGAGGGCAGCTCCTCTGCATTACTCCTTCAGCATCTCAACTTCCCCTTCATTCAGTCTTTTAAGGCCCGTTCAAAAGGTCTCTGCTATGCCTGGCTTACTTCAGTCTTTGAAAACAGGTCAGTGGTTGTGTGTCCCAGGGCTACAGGGACACAGTAGCTGGGCGAGGCCTTGCTGCTGAATGGGCAGGACAGTGCTGCCGTCCTGGAAGTCCAGCCTGGCTCTGTTGATCAGAGGTGCTTTGAGATCAATGAATATCTAGGTTTGTGGCAGTttccataaaaataaaaaaatcaccaTGCTTTAAGCAGACATATATAAAATGAAGTGATAGTGAGACATTGTTGAACTTTGGTTGTACTGACAAGCTTTTCAGACTCcttgatatttatttttcaatccaagTGAACTTGATATTTAGATTAATATCCCAAGTCTAAAGTGGTatcatcagactttagattcaTATCTAGAATATAATAAAGATTAAATATTGGTGTGCAGCTTATTTAGCTTCACATTTGTTCCGACCGATCATGTTTCTGGCGGCAGGGGCCACCACGAACACAGACTGAGAAGCAGTAGTAAActgcaaaataaaaagtattgaAAGGCTTCAAATCCACACCATACAATGGTTGCTGTAGAAATACACTTGTTTAAAGCCCTTTGTGAAAGCTTGACCGACTAAGCTTTCTTCTGTAAAATAGGAGAGAAAAGCTGGAGATCGCTTACATTTTGAACAAGTGATGATGGAGAGAAcaagaaaataagaaatatatatatttctgagTTCAAAATACGGTCTAAGCTTTCTTCTGTAAAATAGGAGAGAAAAGCTGGAGATCGCTTACATTTTGAACAAGTGATGATGGAGAGAAcaagaaaataagaaatatatatatttctgagTTCAAAATACGGTCTATCGGCGATTAGTATTGTCTGAGTATTTTGTTCACAGTTTTCAAACCAAACTTAATCCCTCGTCAACAAATACCTATTTACTCACATAAATGATCAAGAgtcaaaagtaaaaacaaaataatttcagTATGTATGTCACTGCCTTTAAAGTTGTTTTCAGTTACAGTTGACAGTTTATGAAATATGACAAGATTGACGTAAAATAAGTGCATAGGTAGGTAGGTACGAATTAAAAATATCAGATTGGCAATACATTCCCTCACCAAGCCCCTACTTCTAAACTGAGAAGTTGATCATGCATGTTCAACATTCAGATACATTTCTAGGCCTCTTGCTCCCCTACACACAAGATTTAGGCTGTAAACCTCAAATAAAAGTTTGTCATACATTACAGATGAAATGATGAGGACTTACACCTGAGAATTAACACAGCATCATTCATTCACTGAAgtctatatttaccattccatAGGTCCCTTTATTCACTTTTCCATCCATTCATTAAAACTTAAACCCATCATAATCCCTGTTCCTTTCAGTCCCAACAGCCTGTGGAAATCGTGCACAGGTTAACATGAGCCTCACATGTGGTTTGAGTTTCCCGTTTCCTACCCTGTATCAATCAACAAAAAGTATAACAGCACAGATCTGACAGAAATTAGTCAACAATCTGAATTTTACTCACTTTACCAAGCAAACCCctgttcaaatgtttttaagCATGAACTGCTGTTGCACAAGTTAATGGTGGGTTCAAATAGATTTTAAGATAGCTTTGATTCTGTTTGATGGGCAATGGATTTGGCTCCATGGAAACCAAAATGCTATTGCTTCCGACATTAATACGTTAGTGCTTTGCGGtcttaaataaatgtaatcttTTTGATCAGAATGTTTGCATTGCAGTTTCTTTAGTAGAAATTGAAAGTAATATAATTTTCATCCGTATCATCTTCATTTGGCACATTGAAAATATTAGTCAATAATAGCATTCCCTTTGTAatcaataaattacaataatcATCTCCGGGAACAAAACCGACCTGTTTGACCTAATAGAAGCGGTACCCTGTGAATCTATTGAGTGCAGAGCTATGTCATGTAACCTGCAGTATGTCAATGCTAgcggagaaaaaaagaaaaggccaaACCAAGGGTGTGACCTCTCTAAGGTGGTAGAGAGGCCATGTGTGAAAAGTGCTGCGTGTGTTTTCATGGTTTCTGAGGTCCACAGATCAGATGACTGCCCCACTGATGATGGTTTTCCAGCCATATAACAAGTCTCGGTGGTTCTCCTGCAGTCTGGATCAGAGCCTCCTGACCAATACGACGACTCCCCCTCGCTCAGCCCCAAAGTACTCACAAGTATTTATCCACAGAAGATGACCTGTGCCCACAGTCCAAACTGTGGCTGGCTTTGGCATAAATCAAAGGTCCTTGAAACGACATCCAAGGTATGGCTTTAGGGCTATCCCAAAtgctcatgctctctctctctctctctctc from Gadus morhua chromosome 11, gadMor3.0, whole genome shotgun sequence carries:
- the sh3bp5b gene encoding SH3 domain-binding protein 5b; its protein translation is MDRSERDNRSDEETEYEEEEMDPRIQGELEKLNQSTDAINRCETELESARQRFRSVLVEATLKLDELLKKIGKAVDESKPYWEARRVARQAQLEAQKATQDFQRAAEVLRAAKETISLAEQRLLEEDHRQFDSAWQEMLNHATQRVMEAEHTKTRSELVHKETAAKYTATMSHMKQLEKKLKRTINKSKPYFEMKAKYYLQLEHLKQKVDDLQARLCQAKGQYKGALRSLEVISDQIHERRRSSAMGPRGRGVGAEVDGVASETDEGSISSVCLEEEVFGGGGSSLMSEEDSDTHSLCSLGSSPTTPLDILSPYSFTGSSCSSSCSSSSTCSTSSASPSPSPSPSSTSSSSSPAQSSRPCSLDLPGPASMAGLGLVSPVLGPRSQCSGASSPECDLERGDRAEGAEGSQDVPSTNSSSSSSRSSTGPKKTLSLEGRFSFLNLRRPRANAIKPAAAGPSPAVVLVNGV